In Burkholderia lata, the DNA window TGGCGCTCGAATTCGCGCAGAATCATCTGAAGCCGGACGGTGCGCTGCTCGTGAAATGCTTTCACGGCAGCGGCTACAGCCAGATCGTCGAGAAATTCAAACAGCAGTTTAAGACCGTCGCGCCGCGCAAGCCGAAGGCGTCCCGCGACAAATCGTCCGAAACGTTCATTTTGGGTCGGCATCTGAAACGTCCGCGCTGATGCGCAACGGGGTGCCGCAAACGGGCTCCGGCCCTTGCCAGACAAGCGAAGCGCTATCGCGGCGGTTGTCAATGCTTATGGCGAGGGTGGTCGGACTGGATTAGAATGACCGAGGGGCGCCGCAAGGAAAATGTAGGCGCTCGTCTACGAGTGAAGGAGTGGTGCTTTGAACAACAATATGTTTTCGAAGGCAGCGGTGTGGCTGGTGATCGCACTGGTGCTGTTTACGGTGTTCAAGCAGTTCGACAAGCCCCGCGTCCAGGAAGGCGTGTCCTATTCGCAGTTCATGGACGACGCCAAGAACGGCAAGGTCAAGAACGTCATCGTTCAGGGGCGCAACCTCACCGTCACTCCGGCTGATGGCCAGAAATACCAGATCGTGTCGCCCGGCGACATCTGGATGGTTGGCGATCTGATGAAGTACGGCGTGCAGGTCAGCGGCAAGGCCGACGACGAGCCGAACGCGCTGATGTCCGCGCTGTACTACCTCGGGCCGACGATCCTGATCATCGTGTTCTGGTTCTACATGATGCGGCAGATGCAGGGAGGCGGCAAAGGCGGCGCATTCTCGTTCGGCAAGTCGCGAGCGCGGCTGATCGACGAGAACAACAACGCGGTGAACTTCTCCGACGTCGCGGGCTGCGACGAAGCGAAGGAAGAAGTGTCCGAGCTCGTCGACTTCCTGCGCGATCCGCAGAAATTCCAGAAGCTGGGCGGTCGCATTCCGCGCGGCGTGCTGCTCGTCGGCCCCCCGGGTACCGGCAAGACGCTGCTGGCCCGCGCGATCGCGGGTGAAGCAAAGGTGCCGTTCTTCAGCATCTCCGGTTCGGACTTCGTCGAAATGTTCGTCGGCGTCGGCGCGGCTCGCGTGCGCGACATGTTCGAACAGGCGAAGAAGCATGCACCGTGTATCGTGTTCATCGACGAAATCGACGCGGTCGGCCGTCATCGCGGCGCCGGCATGGGCGGTGGTAACGACGAACGCGAACAGACGCTGAACCAGATGCTCGTCGAGATGGACGGCTTCGAGGCGAACTCGGGCGTGATCGTGATCGCCGCAACCAACCGTTCCGACGTGCTCGACAAGGCGCTGCTGCGTCCGGGCCGTTTCGACCGCCAGGTCTACGTCGGTCTGCCGGACATCCGCGGCCGCGAACAGATCATGCGCGTGCACCTGCGCAAGGTGCCGATCGCGAACGACGTCGATGCGGCTGTCATCGCACGCGGCACACCGGGCTTCTCGGGCGCCGATCTCGCGAACCTCGTGAACGAGGCTGCGCTGTTCGCCGCACGTCGCGGCAAGCGCATCGTCGAGATGCAGGATTTCGAAGACGCGAAGGACAAGATCTTCATGGGTCCGGAGCGCAAGTCGGCCGTGATCCGCGAGGAAGCGAAGCGTGCGACCGCTTATCACGAGTCGGGCCACGCGGTGGTCGCGAAGCTGCTGCCGAAGGCCGACCCGGTGCACAAGGTCACGATCATCCCGCGCGGTCGCGCGCTGGGTGTCACGTGGCAGCTGCCGGAGCATGACAACGAAACGTACTCGAAGGACTACCTGCTGGACCGCCTCGCGATCCTGTTCGGTGGCCGGGTGGCGGAAGAGCTGTTCATGAACCTCGTCAGCACCGGCGCCTCGGACGACTTCAACAAGGCAACGCAGACGGCACGCGCGATGGTGGCCCGTTTCGGTATGACCGACGCGCTCGGGCCGATGGTCTACGTCGACGACGAGAACGATGCATCGCCGTTCGGCCGTGGCTTCACGCGCACGATCTCGGAAGCGACGCAACAGAAGGTCGACTCGGAAATCCGCCGCGTGCTCGACGAACAGTACAGCCTTGCGCGCCGCCTGCTCGACGAGAACCGCGACAAGGTCGAGGCGATGACCGCCGCACTGATGGAGTGGGAGACGATCGATGCCGATCAGATCAACGACATCATGGAAGGCCGTCCGCCGCGCTCCCCGAAGAGCTCGCCGGCTGTTGGCGGCGATTCGTCGGGTGGTGGCAGCAGCGCCGAGGTGAAACCCGGCAACGCGCCGGCGCCTGCTTCGCCGGCGGCGTAATCTCCGCTTTAGCGCTTTAGCGCCGTTCACGGGCTGGTGTGGCTTCACACCGGCCCGTTTTGCATTCATTCACGCCAGTTGCTCGTGTCCGATCCTGCTGTTTCCCCATTCATCCCCGCGCCACTCCAGTGCGGCCGCTTCGAACTGACGTTCGAACGCCCGCTGGTGATGGGCATCCTCAACGCCACGCCTGATTCGTTCTCCGACGGCGGCCGCTTCCTCGCGCGCGACGATGCGCTGCGCCAGGCCGAGCGAATGATCGCCGAAGGCGTCGACCTTCTCGATATCGGCGGCGAATCGACGCGCCCGGGCGCACCGCCCGTGCCGCTCGACGAGGAACTCGCACGCGTGATCCCGCTCGTCGAAGCGCTGCGGCCGCTGAACGTGCCGTTGTCGATCGATACGTACAAGCCGGCCGTGATGCGCGCGGCGCTGGCCGCAGGCGCCGACCTGATCAACGACATCTGGGGGTTCCGCCAGCCGGGCGCGATCGATGCGGTGCGTGACGGTAATTGCGGGCTATGTGCGATGCACATGCTGGGTGAGCCACAAACGATGCAGGTCGGCGAACCCGATTACGGCGACGTCGTGACCGACGTGCGCGATTTTCTCGCCGAGCGCGCGCAGGCGCTGCGCGATGCGGGGATTGCGCCGGAGCGGATCTGTGTCGATCCGGGCTTCGGATTCGGCAAGGCGGTCATCGACGACAACTACGCGCTGCTGGCCGCGTTGCCGGACACGGCACCCGCGCGGACCGACGGGCGCGCGTATCCGATCCTCGCGGGCATGTCGCGCAAGTCGATGCTCGGCGCGGTGATCGGCGGCAAGCCGCCGATGGAGCGCGTCGCGGCGAGCGTGGCAGCCGCAGTGTGTGCGGTCGAGCGTGGGGCGGCGATCGTGCGCGTGCACGACGTCGCGGCGACGGTCGACGCGCTGAAAATCTGGAATGCCGTGCGCGAAGCCGCGCGGCAACGATAAGTCAGAAGACGAAGGAGGAAGATTCGCTATGGGACGTCGATATTTCGGCACGGACGGTATTCGCGGCACGGTGGGCGAGGGGCCCATCACACCGGATTTCGTGTTGCGCCTCGGCTACGCGGCGGGCAAGGTACTGGCCAGCTCGGCCGAGGTCGCGGCGGGCTCGCGTCCGACCGTGCTGATCGGCAAGGACACGCGCGTGTCGGGCTACATGCTCGAAGCCGCGCTCGAGGCCGGGTTTTCGGCG includes these proteins:
- the ftsH gene encoding ATP-dependent zinc metalloprotease FtsH; protein product: MNNNMFSKAAVWLVIALVLFTVFKQFDKPRVQEGVSYSQFMDDAKNGKVKNVIVQGRNLTVTPADGQKYQIVSPGDIWMVGDLMKYGVQVSGKADDEPNALMSALYYLGPTILIIVFWFYMMRQMQGGGKGGAFSFGKSRARLIDENNNAVNFSDVAGCDEAKEEVSELVDFLRDPQKFQKLGGRIPRGVLLVGPPGTGKTLLARAIAGEAKVPFFSISGSDFVEMFVGVGAARVRDMFEQAKKHAPCIVFIDEIDAVGRHRGAGMGGGNDEREQTLNQMLVEMDGFEANSGVIVIAATNRSDVLDKALLRPGRFDRQVYVGLPDIRGREQIMRVHLRKVPIANDVDAAVIARGTPGFSGADLANLVNEAALFAARRGKRIVEMQDFEDAKDKIFMGPERKSAVIREEAKRATAYHESGHAVVAKLLPKADPVHKVTIIPRGRALGVTWQLPEHDNETYSKDYLLDRLAILFGGRVAEELFMNLVSTGASDDFNKATQTARAMVARFGMTDALGPMVYVDDENDASPFGRGFTRTISEATQQKVDSEIRRVLDEQYSLARRLLDENRDKVEAMTAALMEWETIDADQINDIMEGRPPRSPKSSPAVGGDSSGGGSSAEVKPGNAPAPASPAA
- the folP gene encoding dihydropteroate synthase; the protein is MWLHTGPFCIHSRQLLVSDPAVSPFIPAPLQCGRFELTFERPLVMGILNATPDSFSDGGRFLARDDALRQAERMIAEGVDLLDIGGESTRPGAPPVPLDEELARVIPLVEALRPLNVPLSIDTYKPAVMRAALAAGADLINDIWGFRQPGAIDAVRDGNCGLCAMHMLGEPQTMQVGEPDYGDVVTDVRDFLAERAQALRDAGIAPERICVDPGFGFGKAVIDDNYALLAALPDTAPARTDGRAYPILAGMSRKSMLGAVIGGKPPMERVAASVAAAVCAVERGAAIVRVHDVAATVDALKIWNAVREAARQR